A window from Pseudobutyrivibrio ruminis HUN009 encodes these proteins:
- a CDS encoding sensor histidine kinase, producing the protein MSEKSIRALKNKFIITAMVSFFIVMSFIAGCIYVINSLMTRGQIKDNIQYIVENDGVLPMQYESIESDEAGGNNTTIDNNNDLVYQLEKLFGVESNYISDEFYYSTRYFAVTYTEDGDVEKVITSHTAAVEADQAVTYANTVMKRWFKFGSYDDYYYMVAPRDVGGTIVVVLDCSTQVAINRRLVLLACILIGFGMVISAFVIKSWAGKLIQPEIKNAELQKSFITNASHELKTPLAVIKANTEMLEIMGVENEWTQSTMRQVDRLTGLIQNLVLVTRASEKDSKEDRVETDFSAIVTDTAKSFEAVAISDEKTMELSIASDVKILAHEGDIRQISTLLIDNAIKYCDPKGKVTVGLGRDKKHKHIYLRVSNSYESGAGIDYHRFFDRFYRGDEAHNIDKEGYGVGLSIAQGLMERYHGDIKVNWRDGIITFTCIF; encoded by the coding sequence ATGAGTGAAAAATCAATTCGAGCATTAAAGAATAAGTTCATAATTACTGCAATGGTTTCATTCTTTATTGTAATGAGCTTTATAGCAGGGTGTATCTATGTTATCAATTCCTTGATGACACGTGGACAAATAAAAGATAACATTCAGTACATTGTTGAAAATGATGGTGTTTTGCCTATGCAATATGAAAGCATCGAATCAGACGAGGCTGGAGGCAATAATACAACCATTGATAACAATAATGATTTGGTTTATCAGCTTGAAAAGCTTTTCGGTGTTGAGAGTAATTACATTTCTGATGAATTCTATTATTCAACCAGATATTTTGCGGTCACCTACACTGAAGACGGAGATGTTGAAAAGGTAATTACATCCCACACTGCAGCAGTAGAAGCGGATCAGGCAGTGACCTATGCCAACACAGTAATGAAGCGCTGGTTCAAGTTTGGAAGCTATGATGACTATTATTATATGGTGGCACCAAGGGATGTTGGTGGAACAATAGTTGTAGTATTAGACTGTAGCACACAGGTTGCTATCAATCGTCGACTTGTATTACTGGCTTGTATCCTGATTGGATTTGGTATGGTTATTTCGGCCTTTGTTATTAAATCCTGGGCAGGCAAGCTTATCCAGCCTGAGATTAAGAATGCAGAACTGCAAAAGTCATTTATTACAAATGCCAGCCACGAGCTGAAAACACCACTTGCGGTTATCAAGGCAAACACAGAAATGCTTGAGATCATGGGGGTTGAAAACGAATGGACTCAGTCTACTATGCGTCAGGTAGACCGATTGACGGGTCTTATCCAAAACCTGGTTTTGGTAACTAGGGCAAGTGAAAAGGATAGCAAAGAAGATAGAGTAGAGACAGATTTTTCTGCCATCGTTACTGACACTGCAAAATCATTTGAGGCGGTAGCTATTTCCGATGAAAAGACAATGGAGCTTAGCATAGCGTCTGATGTAAAGATATTAGCCCATGAAGGGGATATCCGTCAGATTTCAACATTGCTTATCGACAACGCCATAAAATACTGTGATCCAAAGGGAAAAGTCACAGTAGGACTTGGCAGAGATAAAAAGCATAAGCACATCTACTTACGTGTTTCAAACAGCTATGAATCTGGAGCAGGAATAGATTACCACCGATTCTTTGATAGATTTTACAGAGGTGATGAAGCCCATAATATCGACAAGGAAGGATATGGTGTTGGTCTGTCTATAGCGCAAGGACTTATGGAGCGTTATCACGGTGATATCAAAGTAAACTGGCGCGATGGCATCATCACGTTTACTTGTATTTTTTAA
- a CDS encoding histidine kinase N-terminal 7TM domain-containing protein → MYYLVCFICSLAILVWIISNERKLGTNAILVAFVTVIGDGGYYALASSTSLNEALLGNELTYTIGMFSPMLFFFNICDICKIHLYTKTKIVLYLIQIVLFLSACTAGQLDIFYKTVEFHYGPSGGYLIKTYGFAHTLYLISMAFYFIISIAISFKYSRKKNVVSARDVDILIFLYFLMFSAYAVERLIHMKVELMPFIYTIGIFGILIPVVKIANYAIETNPEILESELKETGLIVLSNKLLYMDCNDNAVNLFPELSQWEKEERIPGNGGRFNTFLRQDLMRYVESGADDSMAGKEFTVQGEDYYLELSRLHKGKKAIGYLIKFTKKNG, encoded by the coding sequence ATGTATTATCTGGTTTGTTTTATCTGTTCGCTAGCCATATTAGTATGGATAATATCTAATGAGAGAAAGCTTGGTACAAACGCAATTCTTGTAGCCTTTGTTACTGTTATAGGTGACGGAGGTTACTATGCCCTGGCCAGCTCCACATCTTTGAATGAGGCACTGCTTGGCAATGAATTGACCTACACTATAGGTATGTTTTCGCCAATGCTTTTCTTTTTTAATATCTGCGATATCTGCAAAATTCATTTATATACAAAGACAAAAATCGTTTTGTATTTGATTCAGATAGTTCTATTTTTATCTGCCTGTACGGCAGGCCAGCTTGATATTTTCTATAAGACTGTGGAATTCCATTATGGACCTTCAGGTGGATACTTGATTAAAACCTATGGTTTTGCTCATACACTGTACCTGATTTCTATGGCCTTTTATTTCATAATTTCCATTGCAATATCATTTAAATACAGCAGAAAAAAGAATGTTGTCAGCGCAAGAGATGTGGACATTTTAATCTTTTTATATTTCCTGATGTTTAGCGCGTATGCAGTTGAACGACTGATTCATATGAAGGTGGAATTGATGCCATTTATCTATACCATTGGCATCTTCGGAATTTTGATTCCGGTGGTAAAAATCGCAAACTATGCAATTGAAACCAACCCGGAGATTCTTGAGAGCGAGCTGAAAGAGACAGGGCTAATTGTTCTGTCTAACAAGCTTTTATATATGGATTGCAACGACAATGCTGTTAATCTTTTTCCAGAGCTCAGCCAGTGGGAGAAGGAAGAAAGGATTCCAGGAAATGGCGGCAGGTTCAACACATTTCTTAGACAGGATTTGATGAGGTATGTTGAATCAGGTGCTGACGATAGTATGGCGGGTAAGGAATTTACTGTGCAGGGTGAGGATTATTATTTGGAACTATCAAGGCTCCACAAGGGAAAGAAAGCAATAGGATACTTGATTAAGTTTACCAAGAAGAATGGATAG
- a CDS encoding response regulator transcription factor, protein MKILLAEDTLDLNKVITSMLEMQGFDVDSAVDGAQALELALSNGYDGIILDIMMPKMNGLEVLKEIRRRNIVTPVLMLTAKAEVDDRVEGLDAGADDYLTKPFAMKELMARVKAMTRRGSQYAAKELSFGDITLKSESLELICANTVRLSLKEFSLMQTLLLNQEHPVDTNYLIEHVWNDETDVEEDTVWLYVNFLQGKLEYINSGVTIKGEKGGSFQVVVNE, encoded by the coding sequence ATGAAAATATTACTTGCTGAAGATACACTTGATTTGAATAAGGTTATTACATCCATGCTTGAAATGCAGGGATTTGATGTAGACAGTGCCGTTGATGGAGCGCAGGCTTTGGAGCTTGCTCTCAGCAATGGTTATGACGGCATTATCCTAGATATAATGATGCCAAAGATGAATGGACTTGAAGTATTAAAGGAAATCAGAAGAAGAAACATCGTTACACCAGTGCTGATGCTTACAGCAAAGGCAGAGGTGGATGACAGAGTAGAAGGATTGGATGCAGGGGCTGATGATTATCTGACAAAGCCATTTGCAATGAAGGAGCTGATGGCTAGAGTAAAGGCCATGACAAGACGTGGTAGCCAGTATGCAGCTAAGGAGCTTTCGTTTGGAGATATTACACTTAAGTCTGAAAGCCTTGAGCTTATCTGCGCAAACACAGTACGACTTTCATTAAAGGAATTCTCTTTGATGCAGACGCTTCTTTTAAATCAGGAACATCCAGTAGATACAAACTATCTAATTGAGCATGTTTGGAATGATGAAACAGATGTTGAGGAAGATACAGTTTGGCTCTATGTAAATTTCTTGCAGGGCAAGCTGGAGTACATTAATTCCGGAGTAACTATTAAAGGCGAAAAGGGCGGTTCGTTCCAGGTGGTAGTGAATGAGTGA
- a CDS encoding GTP pyrophosphokinase, with amino-acid sequence MAESIYGNHRSEMENVMNIILSSINELRENMIKEFGSDPVEHCLARIKEEDSMREKCRRQNLPETTESALEQIHDAIGIRVVCAFISDVYSVRDHLRKIEKVEVIEEKDYIKQAKPNGYRSLHMILKYDNKYFVEIQIRTISMDTWAALEHHMRYKKKVSKSDALISAELKRCADELASTDMSMQTIRDLIRSESIDE; translated from the coding sequence TTGGCAGAAAGTATATATGGTAACCATCGCAGTGAGATGGAAAATGTTATGAATATAATCCTTAGTTCTATTAATGAGCTGAGGGAAAATATGATAAAAGAATTTGGCAGTGATCCAGTGGAGCATTGTTTGGCTCGTATCAAGGAAGAGGATAGCATGCGTGAAAAATGCAGAAGACAGAATCTTCCTGAAACCACAGAATCCGCACTTGAACAGATTCATGATGCTATTGGAATCAGAGTTGTATGTGCGTTTATCAGCGATGTCTATTCTGTTCGTGACCACCTTAGAAAAATAGAGAAGGTGGAAGTAATCGAGGAAAAGGATTACATCAAGCAAGCCAAACCAAACGGCTACAGAAGCTTGCACATGATTTTGAAATACGATAATAAGTATTTTGTAGAGATACAAATCAGAACTATTTCTATGGATACCTGGGCTGCGTTAGAGCATCATATGCGCTACAAGAAAAAGGTATCTAAAAGTGATGCACTTATTAGTGCAGAATTGAAAAGATGTGCTGATGAATTGGCATCCACTGATATGTCCATGCAGACAATAAGGGACCTGATTCGCTCAGAAAGCATTGACGAATAA